A single window of Phycisphaerae bacterium DNA harbors:
- a CDS encoding DUF2089 family protein, producing MKVLPAICPSCSSLLNVKSLVCQRCQTEIQGQYELPLLARLSTDDEGFVLEFIKASGSLKEMAKLLGLSYPTVRNRLDEVIERIKFTEKGGKEGKEKKL from the coding sequence ATGAAAGTGTTACCTGCGATATGTCCATCGTGCAGCAGTCTGCTAAATGTGAAAAGTCTTGTTTGCCAGCGGTGCCAGACGGAAATCCAAGGCCAATATGAACTGCCCTTACTGGCGAGACTCTCGACCGACGATGAGGGTTTCGTACTGGAGTTTATCAAGGCAAGTGGTTCGCTGAAAGAGATGGCGAAGCTGTTGGGACTGAGCTATCCGACGGTCCGCAACCGGCTCGATGAGGTTATCGAACGAATTAAATTCACTGAAAAAGGCGGGAAAGAAGGTAAGGAGAAGAAATTATGA
- a CDS encoding dihydropteroate synthase codes for MTKKFISIGESVHASIPKTAEQMKRLMELGPDAYSKPSEPLNYIKALIESQAAEGADYIAVNLDAFGEDDQQIAVDMMVEYVKMVRNWGRGVPICIDSSNDNVLKAGLKEWYNTDQKVAQPLVNSIKVYTMNNMLPLKKDYDYAFVGLLMVESSQPSIDDFYSVAKEIFREATDKYGFKPGEIFFDPTIFPLAIDMPMEPGQQSYTYKTLETIKKIKNDPEMKGVHFTGGISNCVRDLPCRKIGVCRAFVAKAMEYGLDGGIVNVSHHYGTSDAAPAPDLLALVEAYAKMDGSADKMNEAMMLMGQFCRDSRKPS; via the coding sequence ATGACAAAAAAATTTATTTCGATTGGCGAGTCGGTGCATGCGTCGATACCAAAGACGGCAGAGCAGATGAAGCGGTTAATGGAGCTTGGGCCTGACGCATATTCGAAGCCTTCGGAACCGCTGAATTATATCAAGGCCCTGATTGAATCTCAGGCGGCAGAGGGGGCTGATTATATCGCGGTCAATCTCGACGCCTTCGGCGAAGACGACCAGCAGATTGCGGTCGATATGATGGTCGAATACGTCAAAATGGTCCGCAATTGGGGCAGGGGCGTGCCGATTTGCATCGACAGCAGCAACGATAACGTGCTCAAGGCCGGGCTGAAGGAATGGTACAATACGGACCAGAAAGTCGCCCAGCCGCTTGTGAACTCGATAAAGGTTTACACGATGAATAATATGCTGCCGCTGAAAAAAGACTACGACTACGCCTTTGTCGGCCTTTTGATGGTGGAATCCAGTCAGCCTTCGATTGACGATTTTTATTCGGTGGCGAAGGAAATTTTCAGAGAAGCCACAGACAAGTACGGCTTTAAGCCCGGAGAGATATTTTTCGACCCGACCATATTTCCCTTAGCGATAGATATGCCGATGGAGCCCGGCCAGCAAAGTTATACATACAAGACACTCGAAACCATAAAGAAGATAAAGAACGACCCGGAAATGAAAGGTGTTCATTTTACCGGAGGCATAAGCAATTGCGTGCGCGATTTGCCGTGCCGGAAAATCGGCGTCTGCAGGGCCTTTGTCGCCAAGGCGATGGAGTACGGCCTTGACGGCGGAATCGTTAACGTTTCGCACCATTACGGTACTTCCGATGCGGCGCCGGCACCGGACCTGTTAGCACTGGTCGAGGCATACGCAAAGATGGACGGCTCTGCGGATAAAATGAATGAAGCGATGATGCTGATGGGCCAGTTCTGCAGGGATAGCAGAAAACCATCCTGA
- the zupT gene encoding zinc transporter ZupT yields the protein MNIPENIIPALLLTVAAGLCTGVGSAIAYFIRKPKMAYLAFLLGFSAGVMIYVSFMELLPSALQAVGKLRSLAAFFAGIAAMGLVDILVPEFEHPNQWQTADCADEPAANLEKSRLMRTGLFTALAIGIHNFPEGLATFTSALSDVHLGVFIAIAIAIHNVPEGIAVSVPILYATGNRNKAFFYSFLSGMSEPAGAIVGYLVLLPFLTPALLATLLAFVAGVMVYISLDELLPMAHRYGHGHLVIAGIILGMLVMAVSLMML from the coding sequence ATGAACATACCGGAAAATATCATTCCGGCATTATTGCTTACGGTTGCTGCCGGCCTTTGCACAGGAGTGGGAAGCGCTATTGCCTACTTTATCCGGAAACCGAAGATGGCCTATCTGGCCTTCCTGCTGGGCTTTTCTGCGGGCGTCATGATTTACGTATCTTTTATGGAGCTTCTGCCTAGCGCCCTGCAGGCTGTCGGCAAACTCCGGAGCCTCGCGGCTTTCTTTGCGGGAATAGCTGCTATGGGACTGGTAGATATACTGGTACCCGAATTTGAACATCCGAATCAATGGCAGACCGCCGACTGCGCAGACGAACCTGCGGCTAATCTGGAAAAAAGCCGCCTTATGAGAACGGGATTGTTTACAGCGCTTGCCATCGGCATACACAACTTTCCTGAAGGCCTGGCCACATTTACATCAGCGCTTAGCGATGTGCATCTGGGGGTATTCATTGCCATAGCGATTGCCATTCACAACGTTCCGGAGGGAATCGCGGTGTCGGTGCCTATTCTTTATGCTACAGGAAATAGAAATAAAGCATTCTTTTATTCTTTTCTCTCCGGTATGTCCGAGCCTGCGGGAGCTATCGTTGGTTACCTTGTACTGCTGCCTTTTTTGACGCCGGCCCTTCTTGCGACCCTTTTGGCGTTTGTTGCAGGCGTGATGGTGTACATATCTCTGGATGAGCTGCTGCCAATGGCCCATCGTTATGGTCACGGACACCTGGTAATTGCAGGAATAATTTTGGGAATGCTTGTTATGGCAGTGAGCCTGATGATGCTATGA
- a CDS encoding DUF1844 domain-containing protein, with translation MAKEEKKEEKKIIIDEDWKQQAQKEKDILAAQEKAEKEKTPPDKSGRGPLPRGDFAALISMLVTQALFALGLIQVEGQKDKEPDLELAKYSIDMLEAIEEKTKGNLTEQEAKILEDTLGQVRMAYVKLAG, from the coding sequence ATGGCTAAAGAAGAAAAAAAGGAAGAGAAGAAGATTATAATTGACGAAGACTGGAAGCAGCAGGCCCAAAAGGAGAAGGACATATTAGCTGCGCAGGAAAAAGCGGAGAAGGAAAAAACTCCGCCGGATAAATCCGGCCGCGGGCCTTTGCCGAGGGGCGATTTTGCCGCCCTGATAAGTATGCTCGTTACGCAGGCATTGTTTGCCTTGGGGCTTATACAGGTCGAGGGGCAGAAGGACAAAGAGCCGGATTTGGAGCTGGCCAAATACAGTATAGATATGCTCGAAGCAATTGAAGAAAAAACAAAAGGCAATCTCACCGAGCAGGAAGCAAAAATACTCGAAGATACTCTTGGCCAGGTTAGGATGGCCTACGTCAAATTGGCCGGTTGA
- a CDS encoding LuxR C-terminal-related transcriptional regulator, translating into MKKPSRKIFLVDDGTATRASVFNALDESGYDVTCFAHAEACLSELERGGCHLLIADTKAPGMDVMTLLSKAKQIAPWTPVMMISELGDVSKAVEAMRLGAADFMEKPLNITLFVTKVNEILHRHAFDSSSDELKLTKTEKKVLKLILDGCSNKEVAYKMHIALRTVEFHRSNIFRKFGVNNVVDLTKKAIAMFTPGNNKQ; encoded by the coding sequence ATGAAAAAACCGTCGCGAAAGATATTTCTGGTTGATGATGGAACCGCAACGAGGGCGTCTGTGTTCAACGCTTTGGATGAGAGCGGCTACGATGTTACATGTTTTGCACACGCCGAGGCATGCCTGTCAGAGCTTGAGCGGGGCGGCTGTCATCTTCTTATTGCCGACACAAAAGCACCTGGTATGGACGTGATGACGCTTTTAAGCAAAGCCAAGCAAATAGCGCCATGGACGCCTGTAATGATGATTAGCGAACTCGGAGATGTGTCCAAGGCGGTCGAGGCAATGAGACTTGGCGCCGCGGATTTTATGGAAAAGCCGCTTAACATAACGCTGTTTGTAACTAAAGTGAATGAGATTTTGCACCGCCACGCGTTTGACAGTTCCTCCGACGAATTAAAGCTGACTAAAACCGAAAAGAAGGTGTTAAAGCTTATCCTCGATGGCTGCAGCAACAAAGAGGTTGCCTACAAAATGCATATCGCACTGCGAACGGTCGAGTTTCACCGCAGCAACATTTTTCGAAAATTCGGCGTCAATAACGTCGTCGATTTGACTAAAAAGGCAATTGCAATGTTCACACCCGGCAACAACAAACAGTAA
- the thiE gene encoding thiamine phosphate synthase, translated as MANPVYRIIDANFNRAREALRVIEDFCRFSLNSAPLTTCAKQLRHALSACIAKLDPAQLIANRDSLGDVGAGATVDNQLQRSDLRDCFTAGCKRLTESLRSLAEMTQTLNPEVAQTIEKLRFSAYTLEKDIVLFADTAEKFKPVRLYVIISNALPVDAFSLTHQCISGGADCIQLRANGIDDDKLFALASEFVKVCRDAGVLSIINDRVDIAIAAGADGVHLGQNDLPLDQARKLQLAPLIIGRSTHSIEQLRAACEELPTYVSLGPVFSTGTKPGVKPVGLDYVKRGVKELADTGIGHVAIGGITLDNVEDVLKAGANTIAVCSAVTETADPTAACKALKEKITAFKGK; from the coding sequence ATGGCTAATCCCGTTTATAGAATTATCGATGCCAATTTCAATCGTGCCCGTGAAGCCCTCCGCGTCATCGAGGACTTCTGCCGTTTTTCCCTAAACTCCGCGCCTTTAACCACTTGCGCTAAGCAGCTTCGCCATGCCCTTTCCGCTTGCATAGCCAAACTCGACCCCGCTCAGCTCATCGCCAACAGGGACAGCTTAGGTGACGTTGGTGCTGGCGCTACTGTCGATAACCAGCTTCAACGCAGTGACTTAAGAGACTGCTTCACCGCCGGCTGTAAAAGACTTACCGAATCCCTCCGCTCTCTTGCCGAAATGACGCAGACGCTCAATCCCGAAGTTGCACAGACAATCGAAAAGCTTCGCTTCTCCGCTTATACGCTCGAGAAAGACATTGTTTTATTTGCCGACACAGCCGAAAAATTCAAACCCGTCAGATTATACGTAATAATCAGCAATGCTCTGCCTGTTGATGCGTTTTCTTTGACTCATCAATGTATTTCAGGCGGAGCAGATTGCATTCAATTGCGGGCAAATGGAATCGATGACGATAAACTTTTTGCCCTTGCCTCTGAATTCGTAAAGGTTTGCAGAGACGCCGGCGTATTGAGCATAATAAACGACAGGGTCGATATCGCAATCGCCGCCGGCGCAGACGGTGTGCATCTCGGACAAAATGATTTGCCTCTCGACCAGGCACGCAAGCTGCAACTGGCGCCGTTAATCATCGGCAGAAGCACTCATTCCATCGAGCAGCTGCGCGCTGCCTGCGAGGAGCTGCCGACTTATGTAAGTTTAGGCCCTGTCTTTTCTACCGGCACAAAGCCGGGAGTCAAACCGGTCGGCCTTGATTATGTAAAGCGGGGCGTTAAAGAACTTGCTGACACCGGCATCGGCCACGTCGCCATTGGCGGTATAACGCTCGATAACGTTGAAGATGTTTTAAAAGCAGGCGCAAATACGATTGCCGTCTGCTCGGCTGTTACCGAAACTGCTGACCCGACAGCCGCCTGCAAGGCATTAAAAGAAAAAATCACCGCTTTCAAGGGAAAATAA
- a CDS encoding DUF134 domain-containing protein gives MPRPRHCRRVGCLPQVNYYKPRGIPLSLLQCTTLTVDELEAVRLADLQDLYQEQAAEKMSVSRQTFGRILESAHKKIADALVNGKALSIQGGTIKLDVPAEMIPPPPHRFRHGRHRRGHRGGER, from the coding sequence ATGCCAAGACCAAGACATTGCAGACGAGTTGGCTGCCTGCCGCAGGTCAACTACTACAAACCACGGGGGATTCCCTTGTCGTTACTGCAGTGTACCACACTAACTGTAGATGAGCTTGAAGCAGTCCGATTAGCCGACCTGCAGGACCTGTATCAGGAGCAGGCCGCTGAGAAAATGAGCGTTTCACGCCAGACCTTCGGCAGAATCCTTGAATCCGCACATAAAAAAATTGCCGACGCTCTCGTTAACGGAAAGGCCCTCTCAATCCAGGGAGGAACCATCAAACTCGATGTCCCTGCAGAAATGATTCCACCGCCACCACATCGTTTTCGCCATGGCCGACACCGCCGAGGACATCGAGGAGGAGAACGTTAA
- the trpC gene encoding indole-3-glycerol phosphate synthase TrpC: MANILEKIIEDKRAEVKCRCGEKTMEQLKAEIASMPKCRNFYKAVTKHSGRGLNVIAEVKKASPSAGVIRKDFDAVAIAKTYQDCGADAVSVLTDEKYFQGKLEYINQIKEAVDLPVLRKDFIIDQWQVYESRAAGADAILLIAEALKPATLMDLMITAAELTLTVLLEVHEADSLLAVRSIIGFPKKGYSVLGINNRNLTTMKVDLGTTGRLAELVDNKSELVAESGIKSRADVEKLKSVGIGAVLVGQVLCESDDIEKKFKELFG, translated from the coding sequence TTGGCGAATATCCTCGAAAAAATAATAGAAGATAAAAGGGCCGAAGTTAAGTGTCGCTGCGGTGAAAAAACTATGGAGCAGCTCAAGGCCGAGATTGCCTCTATGCCCAAGTGCCGCAATTTCTACAAAGCCGTCACCAAACACAGCGGCAGGGGACTGAATGTTATCGCGGAGGTCAAGAAGGCCTCGCCGTCAGCCGGCGTCATCCGAAAAGATTTCGACGCTGTTGCGATTGCGAAGACATATCAGGATTGCGGTGCTGACGCGGTCAGCGTCCTTACTGATGAAAAGTATTTCCAGGGCAAACTCGAATATATAAATCAAATCAAGGAGGCGGTGGATTTGCCGGTTTTGCGCAAAGATTTTATTATCGACCAGTGGCAGGTTTACGAATCCCGCGCCGCCGGCGCCGATGCGATACTATTGATAGCCGAGGCGTTAAAACCCGCAACGCTGATGGATTTAATGATAACCGCGGCCGAGCTAACGCTGACAGTCCTACTGGAAGTGCACGAGGCTGATTCCCTGCTGGCCGTCCGCAGTATCATAGGTTTCCCGAAGAAAGGCTACAGCGTCCTCGGAATTAACAATAGGAATTTAACCACAATGAAGGTGGACTTGGGGACAACCGGCCGGCTGGCCGAGCTTGTCGATAATAAAAGTGAACTCGTGGCTGAAAGCGGGATAAAATCGCGGGCAGACGTCGAAAAGCTCAAATCCGTTGGCATTGGCGCTGTCTTAGTCGGCCAGGTGCTTTGTGAAAGTGACGACATCGAGAAAAAATTCAAAGAACTCTTCGGCTAA
- a CDS encoding DUF4870 domain-containing protein codes for MAEIKETPKPTETSKDARTFAMLAHLLAIFTCFVGPLVIWLVKKDEHPFVDEQGKEALNFQITVAIAYIVAGLLSFLCIGFLLFPAVGVVDLIFCIMACIAANNGEHYRYPLTIRFIK; via the coding sequence ATGGCAGAAATAAAAGAAACGCCTAAGCCGACAGAGACAAGTAAAGACGCCCGGACGTTTGCGATGTTGGCGCATCTTTTAGCCATCTTTACCTGCTTTGTTGGACCGCTGGTCATTTGGCTGGTTAAAAAGGACGAGCATCCCTTTGTTGATGAGCAGGGCAAAGAGGCGCTAAACTTTCAGATTACGGTTGCAATTGCATACATTGTCGCAGGATTGTTGTCTTTTTTGTGTATCGGCTTTCTGCTGTTCCCCGCAGTCGGGGTTGTGGACTTGATTTTTTGTATTATGGCCTGTATCGCGGCAAACAACGGCGAACACTATCGCTATCCGCTGACTATCCGATTCATTAAGTAA
- the smpB gene encoding SsrA-binding protein SmpB, with protein MAAKSRKSKDSQSSAAVNKKAYHNFEIVDKLEAGMSLVGTEVKSLRAAQANLDGSYARIIGDQCWLVGATITQYKQAGANNHEPTRKRKLLLHKSEIRRITTKLELRGFTLVPLRIYFNNRGFAKIELALAKGKRQYDKRRKITERQQKRDISRDMKKYHK; from the coding sequence ATGGCGGCAAAATCGCGAAAGAGCAAGGATAGCCAAAGTTCAGCGGCGGTTAATAAAAAGGCCTATCACAATTTTGAGATTGTCGATAAGCTCGAGGCTGGGATGTCGCTTGTTGGAACGGAGGTAAAATCGCTGCGCGCGGCCCAGGCTAATCTTGACGGCTCATACGCCAGAATTATAGGCGACCAGTGCTGGCTTGTCGGAGCGACCATAACCCAGTATAAGCAGGCCGGCGCAAACAATCATGAGCCGACCAGGAAAAGAAAGTTGCTCCTGCACAAAAGCGAGATTCGCAGGATAACGACAAAGCTCGAGCTTCGCGGTTTTACGCTTGTGCCGCTTCGGATTTATTTTAATAATAGAGGTTTTGCAAAAATAGAGCTTGCGCTCGCTAAAGGTAAAAGGCAATACGACAAGCGCAGAAAAATCACCGAGCGCCAGCAGAAGCGGGACATAAGCAGAGATATGAAAAAATATCACAAATGA
- a CDS encoding glutamine--tRNA ligase/YqeY domain fusion protein, giving the protein MNTNDSTAKLDFIRSIVADDLKTNKWEGRINTRFPPEPNGYLHIGHAKAICLNFGIAKEFGGKCNLRFDDTNPEKEEQEYVDSITEDVRWLGWDWEGRLFFASDYFEQMYNWAVDLVRKGAAYVCDLSADEVTKYRGTLTAPGKNSPYRDRSIDENLDLFTRMRAGEFPDGTKTLRAKIDMSHPNFNMRDPVMYRILHASHHRTGDKWCIYPTYDWAHGLEDSIEKITHSICTLEFENHRPLYDWYLDALGIHHPQQIEFARLNLTYTVMSKRKLLQLVQQGKVSGWDDPRMPTISGMRRRGYSPEAIRSFCTLISVNKFNSTIDIALLEHCLREDLNRTSPRVMAVLRPLKVIIDNFPADKVEEMDAVNNPEDPAAGSRKVPFSRELYIEQEDFMENPPKKFYRLTPGREVRLRYAYFVTCTNAVKDKNGNVVELHCTYDPATRGGDAPDGRKVKSTLHWVSANHSLPAEVRLYDHLFITQNPDDVEEGKDFTSNLNPNSLEVLKDCRVEPSLAGAKPSFRFQFERLGYFCIDPDSSAGKLVFNRTVSLRDEWAKIQKQQPPKR; this is encoded by the coding sequence ATGAATACAAACGATTCAACAGCTAAACTCGATTTCATCCGGTCGATTGTCGCGGATGACCTAAAAACAAATAAATGGGAGGGGCGCATTAACACGCGTTTTCCGCCTGAGCCGAACGGCTATCTGCACATAGGACACGCCAAAGCAATCTGCCTGAATTTCGGCATCGCGAAGGAATTCGGCGGCAAGTGCAACCTGCGCTTCGACGATACCAATCCCGAAAAGGAAGAGCAGGAATACGTCGATTCGATTACCGAGGACGTCCGCTGGCTCGGCTGGGACTGGGAAGGCCGCCTGTTTTTTGCGTCCGATTACTTCGAGCAAATGTATAACTGGGCGGTTGACCTTGTCAGGAAGGGGGCGGCATACGTCTGCGACCTCTCGGCTGATGAAGTTACTAAATACCGCGGGACATTAACCGCACCCGGCAAAAACAGCCCTTATCGCGACCGCAGTATCGATGAGAACCTGGATTTATTCACACGGATGCGGGCGGGCGAATTTCCCGATGGAACAAAAACGCTTCGCGCGAAAATCGATATGTCGCACCCGAATTTTAATATGCGCGACCCGGTTATGTATCGCATCCTGCACGCCAGTCATCATCGCACGGGCGATAAGTGGTGTATCTATCCGACTTATGACTGGGCGCACGGCCTCGAGGACTCAATCGAGAAAATTACCCACTCGATTTGCACACTGGAGTTTGAAAATCATCGGCCTTTGTATGACTGGTATCTCGATGCGCTCGGAATCCATCATCCGCAGCAGATTGAGTTCGCCCGGCTGAATCTAACATACACCGTGATGAGCAAAAGAAAGCTGCTGCAATTAGTGCAGCAGGGAAAAGTCAGCGGCTGGGATGACCCGCGGATGCCGACAATTTCGGGAATGAGAAGGCGAGGTTATTCGCCGGAAGCTATTCGCAGCTTCTGCACGCTGATAAGCGTCAATAAATTCAACAGCACGATTGATATTGCTCTGCTGGAACACTGCCTCCGTGAAGATTTGAACAGAACCAGCCCACGCGTAATGGCCGTGCTTCGGCCGCTTAAGGTAATCATTGATAATTTCCCGGCCGACAAGGTCGAGGAAATGGACGCGGTCAATAATCCCGAAGACCCAGCCGCAGGCTCACGCAAGGTCCCCTTCTCACGGGAATTGTATATCGAGCAGGAAGACTTTATGGAGAACCCGCCCAAGAAGTTCTATCGTTTGACCCCCGGCAGAGAGGTCCGCCTGCGATACGCATATTTCGTTACCTGCACAAACGCCGTTAAGGATAAAAATGGCAATGTCGTTGAATTGCACTGCACTTATGACCCCGCTACTCGCGGCGGCGACGCACCCGACGGCAGGAAGGTCAAATCTACTCTACACTGGGTTTCGGCAAATCACTCACTTCCGGCAGAGGTGCGATTGTATGACCATCTCTTTATAACTCAAAATCCGGATGATGTCGAAGAAGGCAAAGATTTCACATCGAATTTGAATCCAAACTCGCTGGAAGTGCTAAAGGATTGCCGAGTCGAACCGTCTCTTGCTGGCGCGAAGCCTTCGTTTCGTTTCCAGTTTGAGCGCCTCGGCTATTTCTGCATCGACCCCGACAGCTCCGCCGGCAAACTCGTATTCAATCGAACAGTATCCCTCCGTGACGAGTGGGCAAAAATCCAGAAGCAACAACCGCCAAAAAGATAG
- a CDS encoding methyltransferase domain-containing protein, which yields MKRTNYVHGYSVREARRLEDQAKTLAELLHGDIVFPPGSRVLEAGCGTGAKTVTLAANSPKAKFLCIDISEESLTKARQLIESKGLTNVQFQQADIFNLPFAEESFDHIFVCFVLEHLEAPDEALIRLKKVLRTGGTLTAIEGDHGSAYFYPDSEYAKRNIQCLISLQAKTGGNSLIGRQLYPLLTKCGFKDVRVTPKAVYADSSRPEMVEGFTKNTFTAMVEGVREQALGSGMIDEKSWDKGIADLYRTAESDGVFNYTFFKAVGVK from the coding sequence ATGAAACGAACAAACTATGTTCACGGATACTCGGTGCGCGAGGCCAGGAGACTCGAAGACCAGGCGAAAACTCTGGCGGAGCTGCTTCATGGGGACATAGTTTTCCCGCCCGGTAGCAGGGTGCTCGAAGCCGGCTGCGGTACGGGTGCTAAAACCGTAACCCTGGCGGCCAATAGCCCGAAGGCGAAATTCCTGTGTATAGACATCTCGGAAGAATCGCTCACGAAGGCGCGGCAGCTGATTGAAAGTAAAGGCCTGACAAACGTCCAGTTTCAGCAGGCCGATATTTTTAACCTGCCCTTTGCCGAGGAGAGCTTCGACCATATATTCGTTTGTTTTGTTCTCGAACACCTCGAAGCTCCTGACGAAGCCCTAATCAGGCTGAAGAAAGTATTGCGCACCGGCGGGACGCTGACGGCAATCGAAGGCGACCACGGCTCGGCTTATTTCTATCCCGATAGCGAATACGCAAAAAGAAATATCCAGTGCTTAATCAGCCTGCAGGCCAAAACGGGTGGTAATTCTTTAATCGGCAGGCAGCTGTATCCGCTGCTCACAAAATGCGGTTTTAAGGATGTTCGAGTGACGCCGAAAGCAGTTTATGCTGATTCGAGCAGGCCGGAAATGGTCGAGGGTTTCACCAAAAACACTTTTACCGCGATGGTCGAAGGAGTCAGGGAGCAGGCCCTTGGCAGCGGAATGATTGACGAAAAAAGCTGGGATAAAGGTATTGCTGATTTATACCGGACAGCGGAAAGTGATGGAGTGTTTAACTACACGTTCTTTAAGGCCGTAGGAGTGAAATAG
- a CDS encoding DUF3887 domain-containing protein, which translates to MRRIIGIAGISIWAALIIAAVIWGFKGAGPAQTVPQESGIESTSIEILAKDLVSALSSGDCEKATENFDRIMKKTLTAEKLQQFWNSLIAQLGPFVEQAGTRRGKILRYDVIFVTCKFEKGPLDAKVVFNDKQQVAGLFFVPSQPAK; encoded by the coding sequence ATGAGGCGGATTATAGGCATAGCGGGCATTAGTATTTGGGCGGCGCTAATCATAGCTGCGGTTATATGGGGATTTAAAGGTGCCGGGCCGGCCCAAACAGTCCCGCAGGAATCGGGCATTGAATCCACATCTATCGAAATTCTGGCGAAGGATTTGGTGAGCGCGCTTTCGAGCGGTGATTGCGAGAAGGCGACGGAGAATTTCGACAGAATTATGAAAAAGACGCTGACTGCGGAAAAACTGCAGCAGTTTTGGAATTCTTTAATCGCCCAGTTGGGGCCTTTTGTCGAGCAGGCTGGAACCAGAAGGGGGAAGATTCTGCGGTATGATGTAATTTTCGTGACCTGCAAATTTGAAAAAGGCCCACTCGACGCCAAAGTTGTTTTCAATGACAAGCAGCAGGTGGCGGGCCTGTTTTTCGTTCCCAGTCAGCCTGCTAAATAA
- a CDS encoding sulfite exporter TauE/SafE family protein — protein sequence MNIFLYILLGVIAGIFSGLIGIGGGIIIVPALVLLFGLSQHAAQGTTLALMVPPIGLLAALAYYKQGFVDLKIAAFVCIGFFVGGLIGAKFAVGIPEMVLKKIFGIVLLAVSVKMILGK from the coding sequence ATGAATATATTTCTTTACATTTTGTTGGGTGTGATTGCCGGTATTTTTAGCGGACTAATCGGTATAGGCGGGGGAATAATTATTGTTCCTGCACTGGTGCTTTTATTCGGCTTATCGCAGCACGCCGCACAGGGAACAACTCTGGCTTTGATGGTGCCGCCAATCGGCCTGCTCGCTGCGCTGGCGTATTACAAACAGGGATTTGTCGACCTCAAAATCGCTGCCTTTGTATGTATAGGTTTTTTTGTCGGCGGGCTAATCGGTGCTAAATTCGCTGTTGGAATCCCCGAAATGGTTTTGAAAAAAATCTTCGGGATAGTCCTCCTCGCGGTTTCAGTAAAAATGATTCTCGGGAAATGA
- the metF gene encoding methylenetetrahydrofolate reductase [NAD(P)H], whose product MIRKIADILEEKGKAKERTYSFEFFPPKTDKGKLKLFETAGIYADLKPDWFSVTYGAGGTTRAMTMEIADEIQKNTDIPVMHHFTCVGHSRDELKTILTEMKKRNICNILALRGDAPVGEDWKPAPDGYEYCYQLIGMIRSFGDFFSIGVAGFPEGHINCSDKPTDSKYMKIKIDTGGEFVITQLFFENKDYFEYVDRIRKVGVTVPILPGILPITDYQTLLRFCKTCGATIPQKVHDIFKPLDGNAEETYKKGVEFAVNQCKELLEAGAPGLHFYSLNKVEPVREILSAVRI is encoded by the coding sequence ATGATAAGAAAAATTGCAGATATTTTGGAAGAGAAGGGCAAAGCTAAGGAGCGCACATATTCTTTTGAATTTTTCCCGCCCAAGACGGATAAGGGCAAGCTGAAGCTTTTTGAAACGGCGGGTATTTATGCCGACTTGAAGCCGGACTGGTTTTCGGTAACATACGGAGCGGGCGGCACAACGCGGGCGATGACAATGGAAATCGCCGACGAGATACAGAAGAATACCGATATTCCGGTGATGCACCATTTTACCTGCGTCGGGCACAGCAGGGATGAACTAAAGACAATCCTGACGGAAATGAAAAAAAGAAATATCTGCAATATTCTTGCCCTTCGCGGGGATGCTCCCGTGGGCGAGGATTGGAAGCCCGCACCGGACGGCTACGAGTATTGTTATCAATTGATTGGAATGATTCGCAGTTTCGGGGATTTCTTCAGTATCGGCGTGGCCGGTTTTCCAGAGGGGCACATCAATTGCTCGGACAAGCCCACCGATTCCAAATATATGAAGATTAAAATTGACACCGGCGGCGAATTTGTAATTACCCAGCTTTTCTTTGAGAACAAGGACTATTTCGAATATGTGGACAGGATAAGAAAGGTGGGGGTGACTGTGCCTATACTGCCGGGGATTCTGCCGATAACGGATTACCAGACTCTGCTTAGGTTCTGTAAGACCTGCGGCGCAACCATTCCGCAGAAAGTCCACGATATTTTCAAACCCCTTGACGGCAACGCGGAAGAAACATACAAAAAAGGCGTAGAGTTTGCCGTTAATCAATGCAAAGAGCTGCTTGAAGCCGGTGCACCGGGGCTGCATTTTTATAGTTTGAATAAAGTTGAACCAGTAAGAGAGATTTTAAGCGCGGTAAGGATTTAA